From one Humulus lupulus chromosome 8, drHumLupu1.1, whole genome shotgun sequence genomic stretch:
- the LOC133797399 gene encoding B3 domain-containing protein Os03g0120900-like, producing the protein MADLSLRTNYEENNINRNNNSDNNIHVLGENSNSSTGTHGVWSCSSSSTDHQREHMFDKVVTPSDVGKLNRLVIPKQHAEKYFPLDSTTTEDNSKGLLLNFEDRNGKSWRFRYSYWNSSQSYVMTKGWSRFVKEKKLDAGDIVSFERGVGESGKGRLYIDWRRRPHHQHLGHHHHHQQYHHHHHALQSPNPGSLITPLVQFATDHHHHQFPWGGGGGSGRRGGEGLFYSLPSGISMPMPPLHHENLRYNYNNGVHYPHYNHNHNHNHQQQQHQHQQHQYYHSPSTTTGIRPGGINDNNLIPVVFESTPAAVIGDYPGKLSSPPSASSKRLRLFGVNMEYCPEVQEEVEESIEGVTMASSANHHQLPASSNLVQYSPHEHQVRLPNHHSQMPITIPAEFISRKGKSSSLSFDLDPN; encoded by the coding sequence ATGGCCGATTTATCACTGAGAACCAATTACGAAGAAAACAACATCAATCGTAACAATAACAGCGACAACAACATTCATGTACTTGGTGAGAATAGTAACAGTAGTACTGGTACTCATGGGGTTTGGtcttgtagtagtagtagtacagaTCATCAAAGAGAGCACATGTTTGACAAGGTGGTCACGCCTAGCGATGTGGGCAAGCTTAACCGACTCGTGATTCCCAAGCAACACGCGGAGAAGTACTTCCCTTTAGATTCCACCACAACCGAGGACAACAGCAAAGGCCTGCTCCTCAATTTCGAGGATCGAAACGGAAAGTCGTGGCGGTTTAGGTACTCGTACTGGAACAGTAGCCAGAGCTATGTGATGACCAAAGGTTGGAGTCGTTTCGTCAAGGAGAAGAAGCTTGATGCTGGCGACATTGTGTCGTTTGAGCGCGGTGTTGGTGAGTCTGGTAAGGGTCGTTTGTATATTGACTGGAGGCGAAGACCTCACCATCAGCATCTCGGCCACCATCACCATCATCAACAgtatcatcatcatcaccatgcACTGCAATCGCCCAATCCGGGGTCGCTAATTACACCTCTAGTACAGTTCGCAACCGACCACCATCATCATCAGTTTCCGTGGGGCGGTGGAGGCGGAAGCGGCCGTCGTGGCGGCGAAGGACTTTTCTACTCGCTGCCCTCCGGGATTTCCATGCCCATGCCGCCACTACACCATGAAAATTTGCGGTATAATTACAACAATGGTGTTCATTATCCTCattataatcataatcataatcataatcatcaacaacaacaacaccaaCACCAACAACACCAGTACTATCACAGTCCTAGTACTACTACAGGGATTAGGCCGGGAGGAATTAATGATAATAATCTCATTCCCGTTGTGTTTGAATCTACGCCGGCAGCTGTGATTGGCGACTACCCTGGGAAATTAAGCTCTCCGCCGTCCGCGTCGTCAAAACGGCTGAGGCTtttcggtgtaaacatggagtaCTGTCCGGAGGTacaagaggaggtggaggagtcTATAGAGGGTGTAACGATGGCTTCATCAGCCAATCACCATCAGCTTCCAGCTTCATCTAATTTGGTCCAGTACTCTCCTCACGAACACCAAGTAAGGCTACCAAATCATCATTCCCAAATGCCAATAACAATTCCAGCAGAGTTTATTTCACGGAAGGGAAAATCTTCTTCCTTGTCTTTTGATTTGGACCctaattaa